The following coding sequences lie in one Sorghum bicolor cultivar BTx623 chromosome 6, Sorghum_bicolor_NCBIv3, whole genome shotgun sequence genomic window:
- the LOC8071110 gene encoding ubiquinol oxidase 2, mitochondrial, which translates to MSSRMAGAAVLRHLGPRLFAAEQAAVSGLTARGVMPAAARLLPARMASTAAEAAREDAGAKQHGGTGKQEEAAGGGQSKKAIVSYWGIEAPKLVKEDGTEWKWTSFRPWDAYTSDTSIDVKKHHAPTTLPDKAAYLIVKSLRVPMDLFFQRRHASHALLLETVAAVPGMVGGMLLHLRSLRRFEHSGGWIRALLEEAENERMHLMTFLEVTQPKWWERALVLATQGVFFNAYFVGYLLSPKFAHRVVGYLEEEAVYSYTEYLKDLEAGIIENTPAPAIAIDYWRLPADAKLKDVVTVVRADEAHHRDVNHFASDIHYQGMKLRDTPAPLGYH; encoded by the exons ATGAGCTCTCGCATGGCCGGGGCAGCGGTTCTGCGCCACCTAGGCCCGCGCCTGTTCGCCGCCGAGCAGGCGGCCGTGTCCGGGCTCACCGCGAGGGGCGTCATGCCCGCGGCTGCGAGGCTTCTCCCCGCGCGGATGGCCAGCACCGCCGCCGAGGCTGCCAGAGAAGATGCCGGCGCAAAACAGCATGGCGGCACCGGGAAGCAAGAGGAGGCAGCAGGCGGCGGGCAGAGCAAGAAGGCCATCGTCAGCTACTGGGGCATCGAGGCGCCCAAGCTCGTGAAGGAGGACGGCACGGAGTGGAAGTGGACGTCCTTCCGG CCGTGGGACGCGTACACGTCGGACACGTCCATCGACGTGAAGAAGCACCACGCGCCGACGACGCTGCCGGACAAGGCGGCGTACCTGATCGTCAAGTCGCTGCGGGTGCCCATGGACCTCTTCTTCCAGCGCCGGCACGCCAGCCACGCGCTGCTGCTGGAGACGGTGGCGGCCGTGCCGGGCATGGTGGGCGGCATGCTCCTCCACCTGCGCTCGCTCCGCCGCTTCGAGCACAGCGGCGGCTGGATCCGCGCGCTGCTGGAGGAGGCCGAGAACGAGCGGATGCACCTCATGACGTTCCTGGAGGTCACGCAGCCCAAGTGGTGGGAGCGCGCGCTCGTGCTCGCCACGCAGGGCGTCTTCTTCAACGCCTACTTCGTCGGCTACCTTCTCTCTCCCAAGTTCGCGCACCGCGTCGTCGGCTACCTCGAGGAGGAGGCCGTGTACTCCTACACCGAGTACCTCAAGGACCTCGAGGCTGGCATCATAGAGAACACGCCGGCGCCCGCCATCGCCATCGACTACTGGCGCCTCCCCGCCGACGCCAAGCTCAAGGACGTCGTCACCGTCGTGCGCGCCGACGAGGCGCACCACCGTGATGTCAACCACTTCGCGTCG GACATCCATTACCAAGGGATGAAGCTCAGGGACACGCCTGCGCCGCTCGGTTATCACTAA
- the LOC8072147 gene encoding uncharacterized protein LOC8072147 has protein sequence MDPPAPSPRPPVGDGAQPSERNRQRPRSALRGALGVAFPIAVSFLFSFLVGLAGLALGGLSSTASVSMPSTCRVLSTGVDLRSSKVCELGLLNYRAKHIFYPSSKRRFRCHDDYYWASVLQVEYTEYFSGQVSYAVAEAPKEALPHNCRPDFGAAWSTTLKFKVNESYSCRYMLGSNKADIHSDKLFNCTAEEPSTTELLKRILILFSEMYVSEDFSSERMLGYVAAGVVLGMLSSMFITVLFRGFYGLLLAAARWAVRKHSIRAFASRLKRACLLVAYVSAVGWITLQYSKFIGLKELLSDSELMERFF, from the exons ATGGATCCGCCAGCGCCTTCTCCGAGGCCCCCTGTGGGCGATGGGGCACAGCCATCGGAGCGTAACCGGCAGCGACCAAGGTCTGCACTCCGTGGCGCCCTCGGGGTGGCCTTCCCCATCGCGGTATCGTTCCTCTTCTCCTTCCTCGTCGGGCTCGCTGGGCTCGCGCTTGGTGGCCTCTCATCCACCGCATCGGTCTCCATGCCCTCCACCTGCCGCGTCCTCTCCACCG GTGTTGACCTTAGGTCATCAAAGGTTTGCGAGCTTGGATTATTGAACTATAGAGCTAAGCATATCTTCTACCCGTCGAGTAAGAGAAGATTCCGCTGCCATGATGACTACTACTGGGCTTCAGTTTTACAG GTTGAATACACAGAATATTTTTCTGGCCAAGTATCTTATGCAGTGGCAGAGGCCCCAAAAGAGGCTCTTCCTCATAATTGTCGACCTGATTTTGGTGCTGCATGGTCAACAACATTAAAGTTCAAG GTCAATGAATCATACAGTTGCAGATATATGCTAGGTAGTAACAAGGCTGATATTCACTCGGACAAACTATTCAATTGTACTGCTGAGGAACCTTCAACTACGGAGCTGCTCAAAAGGATACTTATACT GTTTTCAGAGATGTATGTGTCAGAAGATTTCAGTTCAGAACGGATGCTTGGATATGTAGCAGCAGGTGTTGTGCTCGGCATGTTGAGTTCGATGTTCATTACAGTCTTATTTAGAGGTTTCTATGGATTGTTGCTTGCTGCAGCCCGGTGGGCTGTGAGGAAGCATAGCATCAGAGCATTTGCCAGTCGGTTGAAGCGTGCCTGCCTTCTTGTTGCCTATGTATCAGCTGTTGGCTGGATCACCTTGCAGTATAGCAAATTTATCGGATTGAAAGAACTTTTGTCAGATTCTGAACTCATGGAGAGGTTCTTCTAA
- the LOC8072274 gene encoding protein Brevis radix-like 2: MLACIACSSKEGGEDGSRAAATTPHGKEAVKSLTSQLKDMVLKFSGSSKQCKGTTAGTQSFRSGGGSRYRRPAYPSFIDDTGFTPASKVLGEDYYPRTALAPGAGGAAGGGARTAPSDTLDMTRSNRKSPGISGWIPSKEAAADDVIVVEDAAVPREWTAQVEPGVQITFGTIPSGGNDLKRIRFSREMFNKWEAQRWWGENYDRIVELYNVVTFSGRQQGCSTPVSSVDDSVLRDSSYSLGGSTSRGSPITVPPPPPPPLPPVASKEQLGRSVSFKATAGSGSSSAPYAAAHSTRQEAYFPSAAVPDPSDHVWAHHFNMLNSAASVAGTSAMGGGGGPSSYDPSRATTSSRDEAASVSLSNVSDLEATEWIEEDEPGVCLTIRELGDGTRELRRIRFSRERFGEERAKVWWEQNRERIQAEYL; encoded by the exons CTCAAGGACATGGTGCTCAAGTTCTCCGGCTCCAGCAAGCAGTGCAAGGGGACGACGGCCGGGACCCAGTCGTTCAGGAGCGGTGGGGGCAGCAGGTACCGCCGCCCGGCCTACCCCAGCTTCATCGACGACACCGGCTTCACGCCGGCGAGCAAGGTTCTCGGCGAGGACTACTACCCAAGGACCGCATTGGCGCCAGGGGCAGGCGGCGCCGCCGGTGGTGGGGCGCGAACCGCGCCGTCGGATACGTTGGACATGACCAGGAGCAACCGCAAGAGCCCCGGGATTAGCGGCTGGATTCCGAGCAAGGAGGCGGCGGCCGACGATGTCATCGTTGTGGAGGACGCCGCCGTGCCCAGGGAGTGGACGGCGCAGGTGGAGCCTGGCGTCCAGATCACCTTCGGCACCATCCCGAGCGGCGGCAACGACCTCAAGCGCATCCGCTTCAG TCGGGAGATGTTCAATAAGTGGGAGGCGCAGCGGTGGTGGGGCGAGAACTACGACCGCATCGTGGAGCTGTACAACGTGGTGACGTTCAGCGGCCGGCAGCAAGGGTGCTCCACTCCGGTGTCCTCCGTCGACGACTCCGTGTTG AGGGACTCGTCCTACTCCCTTGGCGGCTCGACGAGCAGGGGCAGCCCGATCAcagtgccgccgccaccgccgccgccactacCGCCGGTGGCAAGCAAAGAACAGCTCGGCCGGAGTGTGTCGTTCAAGGCAACGGCAGGGTCCGGGTCCTCGTCAGCACCGTACGCGGCCGCGCATTCCACCAGGCAGGAGGCATACTTCCcgtccgcggccgtgcctgaccCGTCGGACCACGTCTGGGCGCACCACTTCAACATGCTCAACTCCGCGGCGTCGGTGGCCGGAACGTCCGCGatgggcggcggcgggggcccgTCGTCCTACGACCCGTCGCGCGCCACCACATCGTCCCGGGACGAGGCCGCTTCCGTGTCCCTCAGCAACGTCAGCGACCTGGAAGCCACGGAGTGGATCGAGGAGGACGAGCCGGGCGTGTGCCTCACCATCCGCGAGCTCGGCGACGGCACCCGCGAGCTCCGCCGCATCCGCTTCAG CCGGGAGAGGTTCGGCGAGGAGAGGGCAAAGGTGTGGTGGGAGCAGAACCGAGAGAGAATACAAGCTGAATATCTGTAG